The following coding sequences lie in one Heliangelus exortis chromosome 8, bHelExo1.hap1, whole genome shotgun sequence genomic window:
- the LOC139799092 gene encoding uricase-like, translated as MSQVTIKDVEVLNCEYGKNTIKFLRLHREGKKHFVKEVEVCTHLRLNSAQEYLNGNNSLVIPTDTIKNIVLLLAKEKGIPTLEQFATDICEHFMISFCQVVYVKTYVQEVPWQRLHENGIPHIHSFICVPDGIRFCEAEQCRNGPLVVFAGIKDLKLMKTTQSGFEGFFRNEHTTLPERNDRILCGELFCKWSYGECRNFDFDCTWTKIRECILEAFAGPADCGEYSPSYQKTVNSIQMLVLSQVPQVQVIETVLNNTFYNVVDMKNLGVTNDKEVLVPVEAPYGSCACTLGRKKFLEAQGHMLKDEKQCQPGLAAAQGN; from the exons ATCAAGGATGTAGAAGTCCTCAACTGTGAATATGGCAAGAATACAATTAAGTTCCTTCGCCTTCATAGAGAAGGGAAGAAGCACTTTGTTAAAGAAGTGGAAGTGTGCACGCATCTCCGACTGAATTCTGCTCAGGAGTACCTGAATGGAAACAACTCTCTTGTCATACCCACTGACACCATAAAGAATATTGTCCTTCTGTTGGCCAAAGAAAAGggg ATCCCAACTTTGGAACAGTTTGCTACAGATATCTGTGAACACTTCATGATATCATTTTGCCAAGTGGTGTACGTCAAAACCTACGTTCAAGAGGTGCCGTGGCAACGTCTACATGAG AATGGTATTCCCCACATCCACTCGTTCATATGTGTTCCTGATGGGATCCGCTTTTGTGAAGCTGAGCAGTGCCGAAATG GTCCTCTGGTTGTTTTTGCTGGAATTAAAGATCTGAAACTTATGAAGACAACACAGTCTGGATTTGAAGGCTTCTTTAGGAACGAACACACCACACTTCCTGAAAGGAACGACAGAATTTTATGTGGAGAGCTGTTCTGCAAATGGTCATATGGCGAATGCAGAAATTTTGACTTTGATTGCACATG GACCAAAATCCGTGAATGTATCCTTGAAGCCTTTGCTGGGCCAGCTGACTGTGGGGAATATTCACCCTCTTACCAGAAGACTGTCAACTCTATCCAGATGCTCGTCCTTTCCCAAGTGCCCCAG GTACAGGTCATAGAAACAGTCCTGAACAACACTTTTTATAATGTTGTAGACATGAAGAATCTAGGTGTGACCAATGATAAAGAA GTTCTGGTTCCAGTGGAAGCTCCTTATGGCTCCTGTGCTTGCACACTTGGCAGGAAGAAGTTCTTGGAAGCACAAGGTCACATGCTAAAAGATGAGAAGCAATGTCAGCCTGGTctggcagctgcccagggaaactAA